In the Desulfosporosinus acidiphilus SJ4 genome, AACGTCACAAGTGGTGGCAGGTGTTCAAGGGCTTAGGAATACGGTTAAAGGGGTTACGATCATGGAGGCCCCGGATATCGTCGATTGGCTGGCGGGTGGAGAATTGCTCCTTACTAGTTTATATTCTACCCTGGGAGGAAAGGTAAACTATCGTGAATTCATCCAAAATCTCGCAGCTAAAGGTGTCAGTGCTCTGGCGATTAAAATTCGCCGCTTCGTTGACAAGATTCCGTCGGAAATCCTAGAGACCGCTGATGAGGTCGATTTGCCTATCATTGAATTGGAAGGCAATGTTCGCTATGTTGATATTATGTATCCGGCTATGGAGATGCTTTTTAACAAGCAAGTTATCGAACTGAAATATTATAAAGAAATACAGGAACGGTTTACCGCCTTAGCTCTTCAATGCGAAGGATTGGCCAAGATTACGAAGACTTTAGCGGAATTGATTGAGAATCCAGTGAGTATTTTTGACAATCAGAAAAAGTGCTTGCATACAACGGATGAAAGATTCCATAATTTTGAAGGAATGACCACCTTTTATGAAGGAGATTTATTAAGCAAGAACTTCAATTCTTATCGAATTAAGTTCTGTGATCTGAAGGAAGAACCTGTTTATCAAGTCGTTGTACCAATTCAAGCTTTAGGTCAGGTTAGAGCTTATCTGATTGTGACCGAAATTAATCAGCCTATGCGAGAGATGGATTTTATTTGTTTGGACCAAGCTACGACCGTTGTAACTCTGGAGATGGTCAGGCGTTTTGCAGTTCGGGAAGTAGAACAAAAATTCAGTAATGATTTCGTGGAGAAACTTATCAGCGGTGAAATTGAAGTCAGTGGTATTCGTGAAAGGGCTAATCTCTTGGAGTTGGACATTAATCACCCATTTGTTGTTGTACTGTTTAGCCTCAAATATCTGGATGAGTGTTTAGCTGATACTAAAATCAAACAGGATAAAATTGCTTTTCAAGGAATTAAAGCTGAAATACAGTCCTTGATCATGAACGTGATGAGGATGCGAATGAAGGACTTTATTCTGGGACATAAAGGTGACTCGATCATTGTCTTATGGCCCGTAAAAGTCTCAAGCCAAACCATCGAAGAGATTAAGAGGGCCGGACGGGAAGTTCAGAATAACGCCAAGAAACGATGGAAAAAAATTATGATTGGGATTGGCATAAGCAACGAAGCAGCGGAAATCGAAGAAATTCCCAGAAGCTACAAAGAAGCCCAGGATGCCCTCATTTACGGAGAAATGCTACAAGGGGAAGGTGCTATTTCTTGGTTTCAAGATCTCGGCGTCTATCGAATGCTTTGTAAATTTGGTCAAACTAATAATCTCGATGAGTTTTTACCAAAAGCGCTTAGAAAACTTTTTGACTATGATCAACAGAATCAAACGGAACTTTTAAAGAGCCTGCAAGTCTTTTTGGAGTATAATGGCAACTCAAGTAAAGCCGCCAAAGCACTTTTTATTCATTACAAAACCTTACTCTATCGTTTAGAACGGATTAAAGAGGTCACCGGACTCGACCTGGAGGATAATCAAAACCGCTTAGAATTAGAACTCGGCTTAAAGATTATCCAAATATTAAACCATAGAGAGTAAGAATCAAGTATTAAAAATAATTAGATGAATAGAAACAGGAAGAAGCACGATTTAGCGGACATGAATGCTTATGATATGAAGAGTATCGAAAATGAAGCTTTTGAGTTATGGGGGTAGTGAAGTGGAAAAAGGTCCTATAAGGATGTCGTGTTAAATAACGGAAAATACCGAAACAATACACCTAAGATCCAATTGGCACATATGCTGTACAAAAACTGGAGGATAGCTATGCAAATTCACGTTGTACAGCATGGGGAAACTTTAGATCGGATTGCAATTACTTATGGAATAAGTACAACAAATTTAATGCGGTATAATGGCCTGCAAGATCATAACTTAGTGAGCGGACTCGCCCTAATTATTCCTTCCTCCACCCAGCCATACACCGTAAAATCAGGTGATACGCTTTGGAAGATTGCCAAAAAATCAGGTACGACCGTTTCCGCATTAATAGCGGCAAATAACATCAAGAATCCAGAGCATATTTATCCCGGAACTGTTTTAACGGTACCTACTAGAACCCATATTGTTAAATCCGGTGAGAGTCTTTGGAAAATATCCCGAAATTACGGTGTAACCATTCAAAGTATCGTGAATATGAATAATATGACTAACCCCAATGCCATCTATCCAGGCATGGTCTTAATTATACCTGGAACGTCCAAATCATCTATTGAAGTAAATGCCTATTCCTACCAATCCGGAGATATAACGGTGGAATCGCTGCGAAATTATGGACAATATCTTACATATTATTGTCCATTTGCCTATGGTGTTCAGTCCGATGGCGGCCTTGCCCCTCTAAACGACGGTTCATTAATTCAGGAAGCTGATGCTCAAAAAATTGTACCCATGATGTCAATCAGTAATTTTAGTTCAGAAACTCTGGGTTCAAACGTTGCGCATTCCATCCTTTCTGATCAAGGAATTCAAGCTATTCTTTTATCCAATGTACTAAATATCATGAAAACAAAAGGCTATAAGATTTTGAATATTGACTTTGAAAATGTTTTGCAAACAGACCGTGACTTATACAGCAAGTTTGTCGAAAATGCCGTTAATCATTTGCATCCTGAAGGGTATCTTGTCTCAACTGCTCTGGCTCCTAAAACAAGTGCGGAACAGAGAGGGCTATTATATGAAGCTCATGATTATGCCGCCCATGGCAGGATAGCTGATTTTGTTGTGCTCATGACTTATGAGTGGGGCTACCGCTTAGGCCCTCCTCAAGCCATATCTCCCTTAAATCAAATTAACCGTGTACTTGATTATGCTGTAAGTGTAATCCCACGGAAAAAAATATTTATGGGTTTTCAAACGTATGCCCGTGACTGGACACTTCCACACGTTCGAGGCCAATCAGCAGAAACTTTCAGCCCACAATATGCAGTCCATCAGGCCATCCGGTATGGAGTTCCAATTCATTATGATCAACCTTCGG is a window encoding:
- a CDS encoding PucR family transcriptional regulator, which produces MEITVEKLLKLESLRTSQVVAGVQGLRNTVKGVTIMEAPDIVDWLAGGELLLTSLYSTLGGKVNYREFIQNLAAKGVSALAIKIRRFVDKIPSEILETADEVDLPIIELEGNVRYVDIMYPAMEMLFNKQVIELKYYKEIQERFTALALQCEGLAKITKTLAELIENPVSIFDNQKKCLHTTDERFHNFEGMTTFYEGDLLSKNFNSYRIKFCDLKEEPVYQVVVPIQALGQVRAYLIVTEINQPMREMDFICLDQATTVVTLEMVRRFAVREVEQKFSNDFVEKLISGEIEVSGIRERANLLELDINHPFVVVLFSLKYLDECLADTKIKQDKIAFQGIKAEIQSLIMNVMRMRMKDFILGHKGDSIIVLWPVKVSSQTIEEIKRAGREVQNNAKKRWKKIMIGIGISNEAAEIEEIPRSYKEAQDALIYGEMLQGEGAISWFQDLGVYRMLCKFGQTNNLDEFLPKALRKLFDYDQQNQTELLKSLQVFLEYNGNSSKAAKALFIHYKTLLYRLERIKEVTGLDLEDNQNRLELELGLKIIQILNHRE
- a CDS encoding LysM peptidoglycan-binding domain-containing protein, producing the protein MQIHVVQHGETLDRIAITYGISTTNLMRYNGLQDHNLVSGLALIIPSSTQPYTVKSGDTLWKIAKKSGTTVSALIAANNIKNPEHIYPGTVLTVPTRTHIVKSGESLWKISRNYGVTIQSIVNMNNMTNPNAIYPGMVLIIPGTSKSSIEVNAYSYQSGDITVESLRNYGQYLTYYCPFAYGVQSDGGLAPLNDGSLIQEADAQKIVPMMSISNFSSETLGSNVAHSILSDQGIQAILLSNVLNIMKTKGYKILNIDFENVLQTDRDLYSKFVENAVNHLHPEGYLVSTALAPKTSAEQRGLLYEAHDYAAHGRIADFVVLMTYEWGYRLGPPQAISPLNQINRVLDYAVSVIPRKKIFMGFQTYARDWTLPHVRGQSAETFSPQYAVHQAIRYGVPIHYDQPSESPFYNYVDAQGRHHQVWFEDPRSAQAKFNTVKNHNIGGISYWVLDTSFPQNWFLLADNFNISKRL